The following proteins are co-located in the Triplophysa dalaica isolate WHDGS20190420 chromosome 2, ASM1584641v1, whole genome shotgun sequence genome:
- the ears2 gene encoding probable glutamate--tRNA ligase, mitochondrial isoform X1, producing MFRCVLRKVTRHGVSRRFCTRVRFAPSPTGFLHLGGLRTALYNYLFAKQRGGTFILRLEDTDRTRLVPGAADAIEDMLEWAGMAPDESSRSGGDYGPYVQSERLELYTQAASSLLHTGHAYYCFCSNQRLELLKKEAQRNGHVPRYDNRCRHMKPEQIREKLERGVPHVIRFKLDTGAEPFQDLIFGWSRHEVAAVEGDPVILKADGFPTYHLANVVDDHHMRISHVLRGSEWLVSTSKHLQLFRALNWTPPVYAHLPLLLNRDGTKLSKRQGDIYIQSFREQGFLPETLLDIITHAGSGFSSNHIGRQLDELISEFNISKITTHSALLDLDKLADFNRIHLQRRIEDEGKCAVLVEKMRQFVLHTHKSQIDDCAVLEAQYIQRVLQLRKGHIYSLNDLLGPLYSYLWIRPHVSRQQLEEVTSEAANIISAVIQLVEGQRSLTSTEMLNSELKLKSRELTKTKYSIFMRVLRLALSAHQQGPSVAEMMISLGEQEVCARLQNALQYQL from the exons ATGTTCAGATGTGTTTTAAGAAAAGTTACGCGACACGGTGTAAGCAGAAGATTCTGCACGCGCGTCAGATTCGCTCCGAGTCCCACAG ggTTTCTGCACCTCGGTGGTCTTCGCACTGCTCTCTATAACTATCTGTTTGCCAAACAGCGCGGTGGCACGTTTATTCTGCGCCTTGAGGACACCGACCGGACACGACTGGTGCCAGGAGCCGCTGATGCCATCGAAGACATGCTGGAATgggcag GGATGGCACCTGATGAAAGCAGCCGCTCTGGAGGAGATTACGGGCCGTACGTTCAGTCTGAAAGATTAGAGCTCTACACACAAGCGGCATCATCGCTGCTGCACACAGGACACGCCTACTACTGCTTCTGCTCCAATCAGAGACTAGAGCTGTTAAAGAAAGAGGCTCAGAGGAATGGACATGTACCACG GTATGATAACCGGTGTCGTCACATGAAGCCAGAACAGATCCGGGAGAAGCTAGAGCGAGGAGTCCCGCACGTCATTCGTTTTAAACTGGACACCGGCGCAGAGCCGTTTCAGGATCTGATCTTCGGTTGGAGCAGACACGAGGTGGCGGCGGTGGAGGGCGATCCTGTCATACTGAAGGCGGACGGATTCCCCACGTACCACCTGGCAAACGTTGTGGACGATCATCACATGAGAATCAGTCACGTTCTACGCGGTTCTGAGTGGCTCGTGTCCACCAGTAAGCATCTGCAGCTCTTTAGAGCGCTGAACTGGACTCCACCCGTTTACGCTCATCTGCCTCTGTTGTTGAACCGTGATGGAACCAAACTGTCCAAGAGACAGGGAGACATTTACATCCAGAGCTTCAGAGAGCAGGGCTTCTTACCTGAAACCTTACTGGACATCATCACTCATGCCGGCTCAGGATTCAGCA GTAATCATATCGGTCGACAGCTGGATGAGTTAATCAGTGAGTTTAACATTTCCAAGATCACAACTCACTCCGCCCTGCTGGATCTGGACAAACTTGCAGATTTCAACAG GATTCATCTTCAGCGAAGGATCGAGGATGAGGGCAAATGTGCCGTGCTGGTGGAGAAGATGCGTCAGTTtgttcttcacacacacaaatctcaaaTTGACGACTGTGCCGTTCTAGAAGCCCAGTACATCCAGAGAGTTCTGCAGCTCAGGAAG GGTCACATCTACTCATTAAATGACCTGCTGGGCCCTTTGTATTCATATTTGTGGATCCGGCCACATGTCTCCCGTCAGCAGCTGGAGGAAGTGACATCAGAGGCAGCAAACATCATATCAGCAGTCATACA GCTTGTTGAAGGTCAAAGGTCTCTGACGTCCACTGAAATGTTGAACTCTGAGCTGAAACTGAAGAGCAGGGAACTGACGAAAACAAAATACAGCATCTTCATGAGAGTGTTGAGACTGGCCTTGAGCGCACACCag CAAGGTCCCAGTGTGGCGGAGATGATGATTTCTCTGGGAGAACAGGAGGTGTGTGCTCGTCTTCAGAACGCTTTACAATatcaactttaa
- the ears2 gene encoding probable glutamate--tRNA ligase, mitochondrial isoform X2 codes for MLEWAGMAPDESSRSGGDYGPYVQSERLELYTQAASSLLHTGHAYYCFCSNQRLELLKKEAQRNGHVPRYDNRCRHMKPEQIREKLERGVPHVIRFKLDTGAEPFQDLIFGWSRHEVAAVEGDPVILKADGFPTYHLANVVDDHHMRISHVLRGSEWLVSTSKHLQLFRALNWTPPVYAHLPLLLNRDGTKLSKRQGDIYIQSFREQGFLPETLLDIITHAGSGFSSNHIGRQLDELISEFNISKITTHSALLDLDKLADFNRIHLQRRIEDEGKCAVLVEKMRQFVLHTHKSQIDDCAVLEAQYIQRVLQLRKGHIYSLNDLLGPLYSYLWIRPHVSRQQLEEVTSEAANIISAVIQLVEGQRSLTSTEMLNSELKLKSRELTKTKYSIFMRVLRLALSAHQQGPSVAEMMISLGEQEVCARLQNALQYQL; via the exons ATGCTGGAATgggcag GGATGGCACCTGATGAAAGCAGCCGCTCTGGAGGAGATTACGGGCCGTACGTTCAGTCTGAAAGATTAGAGCTCTACACACAAGCGGCATCATCGCTGCTGCACACAGGACACGCCTACTACTGCTTCTGCTCCAATCAGAGACTAGAGCTGTTAAAGAAAGAGGCTCAGAGGAATGGACATGTACCACG GTATGATAACCGGTGTCGTCACATGAAGCCAGAACAGATCCGGGAGAAGCTAGAGCGAGGAGTCCCGCACGTCATTCGTTTTAAACTGGACACCGGCGCAGAGCCGTTTCAGGATCTGATCTTCGGTTGGAGCAGACACGAGGTGGCGGCGGTGGAGGGCGATCCTGTCATACTGAAGGCGGACGGATTCCCCACGTACCACCTGGCAAACGTTGTGGACGATCATCACATGAGAATCAGTCACGTTCTACGCGGTTCTGAGTGGCTCGTGTCCACCAGTAAGCATCTGCAGCTCTTTAGAGCGCTGAACTGGACTCCACCCGTTTACGCTCATCTGCCTCTGTTGTTGAACCGTGATGGAACCAAACTGTCCAAGAGACAGGGAGACATTTACATCCAGAGCTTCAGAGAGCAGGGCTTCTTACCTGAAACCTTACTGGACATCATCACTCATGCCGGCTCAGGATTCAGCA GTAATCATATCGGTCGACAGCTGGATGAGTTAATCAGTGAGTTTAACATTTCCAAGATCACAACTCACTCCGCCCTGCTGGATCTGGACAAACTTGCAGATTTCAACAG GATTCATCTTCAGCGAAGGATCGAGGATGAGGGCAAATGTGCCGTGCTGGTGGAGAAGATGCGTCAGTTtgttcttcacacacacaaatctcaaaTTGACGACTGTGCCGTTCTAGAAGCCCAGTACATCCAGAGAGTTCTGCAGCTCAGGAAG GGTCACATCTACTCATTAAATGACCTGCTGGGCCCTTTGTATTCATATTTGTGGATCCGGCCACATGTCTCCCGTCAGCAGCTGGAGGAAGTGACATCAGAGGCAGCAAACATCATATCAGCAGTCATACA GCTTGTTGAAGGTCAAAGGTCTCTGACGTCCACTGAAATGTTGAACTCTGAGCTGAAACTGAAGAGCAGGGAACTGACGAAAACAAAATACAGCATCTTCATGAGAGTGTTGAGACTGGCCTTGAGCGCACACCag CAAGGTCCCAGTGTGGCGGAGATGATGATTTCTCTGGGAGAACAGGAGGTGTGTGCTCGTCTTCAGAACGCTTTACAATatcaactttaa
- the cdc37 gene encoding hsp90 co-chaperone Cdc37, with protein MTTIDYSVWDHIEVSDDEDDTHPNIDTPSLFRWRHQARMERMEAFNQKGLELERSLAESKKKLAEVQRRVQELSVASTDESKAALSKAQAEEKQMKKDERSWQRKLDDHRQEEKKTPWNVDTLSKEGFSKSVVNVKPEVKEETEEEKEQKHKSFVEKNEKQIKHFGMLRRWDDSQKYLSDNPHLVCEETANYLVIMCIDLEVEEKHALMEQVAHQTIVMQFILELAKSLKVDPRGCFRQFFTKIKTADQQYQDAFNDELESFKGRVRGRAKIRIEKAMKEYEEEERQKRLGPGGLDPVEVYESLPSELQKCFDDKDIQMLQDAISKLDPTEAKHHMKRCIESGLWVPNSRADEEADKDPEDGDEPQYEELKKEDQ; from the exons ATGACGACCATCGATTACAGTGTGTGGGATCACATCGAGGTgtctgatgatgaagatgatacACACCCGAATATAGACACACCGAGTTTATTCCGCTGGAGACACCAG gctCGGATGGAGCGGATGGAGGCGTTCAATCAGAAGGGTCTGGAGCTCGAGAGATCTCTGGCGGAGAGTAAGAAGAAGCTCGCGGAGGTGCAGCGTCGCGTGCAGGAGCTCAGCGTCGCCTCCACAGACGAGAGTAAAGCGGCACTCAGTAAAGCTCAGGCTGAGGAGAAACAGATGAAGAAAGACGAGAGATCCTGGCAGAGGAAGTTGGATGATCATCGTCAGGAGGAGAAGAAGACGCCCTGGAACGTGGACACGCTCAGTAAAGAAGGATTCAGTAAG AGCGTCGTCAACGTCAAACCTGAGGTGAAGGAGGAGACGGAAGAGGAGAAAGAGCAGAAACACAAAAGCTTTGTGgagaaaaatgagaaacaaatcaaacactTTG gtatgCTGAGGCGCTGGGATGACTCGCAGAAATATCTGTCTGATAATCCACACCTGGTGTGTGAAGAGACCGCCAATTACCTGGTGATCATGTGTATCGACCTGGAGGTGGAGGAG AAACACGCTCTCATGGAGCAGGTGGCTCATCAGACCATCGTCATGCAGTTTATTCTGGAGCTTGCCAAGAGTCTGAAGGTGGATCCACGAGGCTGCTTTCGACAATTCTTCACCAAGATCAAG ACAGCAGATCAGCAATATCAGGATGCCTTTAATGACGAGCTGGAGTCGTTTAAGGGACGCGTGCGCGGCCGGGCCAAGATCCGCATTGAGAAAGCCATGAAAGAATATGAGGAGGAGGAACGTCAGAAGCGTCTCGGTCCCGGCGGTCTGGATCCTGTAGAGGTGTATGAGTCTCTGCCTTCG GAGTTGCAGAAATGCTTTGATGACAAAGACATTCAGATGCTGCAGGACGCCATCAGCAAACTGGATCCAACG GAGGCGAAACATCACATGAAGCGCTGCATTGAATCGGGATTGTGGGTACCTAACTCCAGAGCAGACGAGGAAGCAGATAAAGATCCAGAGGATGGTGATGAACCGCAATATGAAGAGCTGAAGAAAGAAGATCAGTGA
- the LOC130433486 gene encoding ly6/PLAUR domain-containing protein 1-like, protein MRRWETLLLIILTAGVSAAGLQIQCYQCEDVRQDDCSSPEFIVNCTVNVQDMCQKEVLVMEDGIHYRKSCASSGACLIASSGYQQFCTGKVNSVCITCCNTPLCNGPRHKRRALSCAFSQHSSIPTILLLAFFIHFCLFSCSH, encoded by the exons ATGCGGCGTTGGGAGACTTTACTGCTCATCATCCTGACGGCGG gtgtGAGTGCGGCGGGGCTGCAGATTCAGTGTTATCAGTGTGAAGATGTTCGGCAGGACGACTGCTCGTCTCCAGAGTTTATTGTCAACTGTACAGTGAATGTTCAGGACATGTGTCAGAAAGAAGTGCTGGTGATGGAGGACG gaatTCACTACAGGAAGTCGTGTGCGTCGTCGGGGGCGTGTCTGATCGCATCATCTGGATATCAGCAGTTCTGTACAGGGAAGGTGAACTCCGTCTGCATCACCTGCTGTAACACACCGCTGTGCAACGGCCCGCGACACAAACGCAGAGcgctgtcatgcgccttctctCAACACTCCAGCATTCCCACAATCCTTCTGCTGGCCTTCTTCATTCACTTCTGCCTCTTCTCCtgctcacactga